In Gemmobacter sp. 24YEA27, a genomic segment contains:
- the rsfS gene encoding ribosome silencing factor, which translates to MSSVEDDKAEDVVLIDLRGRSDVADYMVICSGRSSRQVAAIAEKLSERLKQAFGIVSRMEGKETGDWVLIDSGDVIVHVFRPEVREFYQLEKMWLPAGQVGAARTL; encoded by the coding sequence ATGTCCTCGGTCGAGGATGACAAGGCCGAGGATGTCGTGCTGATCGATCTGCGCGGCCGCTCGGATGTTGCCGATTACATGGTGATCTGCTCGGGACGTTCGTCGCGCCAGGTGGCGGCGATTGCCGAGAAATTGTCGGAACGGCTGAAACAGGCCTTCGGGATCGTCTCCCGCATGGAAGGCAAAGAAACCGGCGACTGGGTGCTGATCGATTCGGGCGATGTGATCGTCCATGTCTTCCGCCCGGAAGTGCGTGAATTCTACCAGCTGGAAAAGATGTGGCTGCCCGCCGGACAGGTCGGGGCCGCCCGCACCCTGTAA
- the leuD gene encoding 3-isopropylmalate dehydratase small subunit, whose product MDKFTTITGIAAPMPLVNIDTDMIIPKQFLKTIKRSGLGVNLFDEMRYTLDGKEIPDFVLNQPAYRESQIIVAGDNFGCGSSREHAPWALLDFGIRSVISTSFADIFYNNCFKNGILPIILPQDAVDYLMDDAKKGANARITVDLENQTVSASDGKSFAFEVDAFKKHCLLNGLDDIGLTMEKVSAIDTFEKQNAAARPWA is encoded by the coding sequence ATGGATAAATTCACCACCATCACCGGGATTGCGGCGCCGATGCCGCTTGTGAATATCGACACCGATATGATCATCCCGAAGCAATTCCTGAAGACGATCAAGCGGTCGGGCCTCGGCGTGAACCTGTTTGACGAGATGCGCTACACGCTCGACGGCAAGGAAATTCCGGATTTCGTGCTGAACCAGCCGGCATATCGTGAAAGCCAGATCATCGTCGCGGGCGATAATTTCGGCTGCGGCTCCTCGCGCGAGCACGCGCCCTGGGCATTGCTGGATTTCGGGATCCGCTCTGTGATCTCGACCTCTTTTGCGGATATTTTCTACAATAACTGCTTCAAGAACGGCATCCTGCCGATCATCCTGCCGCAAGACGCGGTCGACTATCTGATGGATGACGCGAAAAAGGGCGCCAATGCCCGCATCACCGTGGATCTTGAGAACCAGACGGTTTCGGCCTCGGATGGCAAGAGCTTTGCCTTCGAGGTGGACGCGTTCAAAAAGCACTGCCTCCTGAACGGGCTCGATGATATCGGGCTCACGATGGAGAAAGTCTCGGCAATCGACACATTCGAGAAGCAAAACGCGGCCGCCCGGCCCTGGGCCTGA
- the leuC gene encoding 3-isopropylmalate dehydratase large subunit, with product MTAPKSAAPRTLYDKIWDDHVVHTSEDGTCLLYIDRHLVHEVTSPQAFEGLRMTGRKVRAPEKTIAVPDHNVPTTEGRETHIDNEESRIQVDALDKNAREFGVVYYPVTDIRQGIVHIVGPEQGWTLPGMTVVCGDSHTATHGAFGSLAHGIGTSEVEHVLATQTLIQKKSKNMKVEITGKLLPGVTAKDITLAVIGKTGTAGGTGYVIEYCGEAIRELSMEGRMTVCNMAIEGGARAGLIAPDEKTFAYCMGRPHAPKGAKWEAAVSYWKTLFTDEGAHFDKIITIKGEDIAPVVTWGTSPEDVLPITATVPFAADFQGGKVEAAQRSIDYMGLTPGMKLTDVKVDAVFIGSCTNGRIEDLRAAAGILKGRKLAPGVRGMVVPGSGLVRLQAEEEGLAQIFTDAGFEWRLAGCSMCLGMNPDQLAPGERCAATSNRNFEGRMGRGGRTHLMSPVMAAAAAITGHLTDIRDIMAETA from the coding sequence ATGACCGCCCCTAAATCGGCCGCTCCGAGAACACTCTACGACAAGATCTGGGACGACCACGTCGTCCATACTTCTGAAGACGGCACCTGTCTTCTGTATATCGACCGCCATCTGGTGCATGAAGTCACCAGCCCCCAGGCGTTCGAAGGGCTGCGGATGACCGGCCGCAAAGTGCGCGCGCCGGAGAAAACCATCGCGGTGCCCGACCATAACGTGCCCACGACCGAGGGCCGTGAGACCCATATCGACAATGAGGAATCACGCATCCAGGTCGATGCGCTGGACAAGAATGCCCGTGAATTCGGCGTGGTTTACTATCCGGTGACCGATATTCGCCAGGGTATCGTGCATATCGTCGGCCCGGAGCAGGGCTGGACGCTGCCGGGCATGACCGTGGTTTGCGGCGACAGCCATACCGCGACCCATGGTGCTTTCGGCAGCCTCGCGCATGGCATAGGCACGTCCGAGGTCGAACATGTTCTGGCGACGCAGACGCTGATCCAGAAGAAATCGAAAAACATGAAGGTCGAGATCACCGGCAAATTGCTGCCCGGTGTGACCGCGAAGGACATCACCCTTGCCGTGATCGGCAAGACCGGCACCGCCGGTGGTACCGGCTATGTCATTGAATATTGCGGTGAAGCGATCCGCGAGCTTTCGATGGAAGGCCGCATGACCGTCTGCAACATGGCCATCGAAGGCGGCGCCCGCGCTGGCCTTATCGCGCCGGATGAGAAGACATTCGCCTATTGCATGGGCCGCCCTCATGCGCCGAAAGGCGCGAAATGGGAGGCTGCGGTCTCGTACTGGAAAACCCTCTTCACCGATGAGGGGGCGCATTTCGACAAGATCATCACGATCAAAGGCGAAGATATCGCGCCGGTCGTGACCTGGGGCACCTCGCCCGAAGACGTGCTGCCGATCACCGCGACTGTGCCCTTTGCCGCCGATTTCCAGGGCGGCAAGGTCGAGGCCGCACAGCGCTCCATCGACTATATGGGCCTGACGCCGGGCATGAAGCTGACCGATGTAAAGGTCGATGCGGTGTTCATCGGGTCCTGCACCAATGGGCGGATCGAAGACCTTCGCGCCGCAGCAGGGATCCTCAAAGGCCGTAAACTGGCGCCGGGCGTCCGTGGCATGGTCGTTCCGGGGTCGGGCCTCGTGCGGCTCCAGGCCGAGGAAGAGGGGCTGGCGCAGATCTTCACCGATGCCGGCTTCGAATGGCGTCTGGCCGGGTGCTCGATGTGTCTGGGCATGAACCCAGACCAGCTGGCCCCGGGCGAGCGCTGCGCTGCCACTTCGAACCGCAATTTCGAGGGCCGGATGGGTCGTGGCGGCCGTACGCATCTGATGTCGCCGGTGATGGCGGCCGCAGCGGCGATTACCGGCCACCTGACCGATATCCGTGATATCATGGCGGAAACCGCCTGA
- a CDS encoding DUF308 domain-containing protein: MKGSTTSILAGVLAVIAGLIALIFPLPASLAVAVFVGLAFLISGALGLFAAFSDKELPSRGWLMLLALMQLVLGVWLLANPLAGLISLTIMAGALFFATGVLRLVWAFRLGTSAGQGFWVLILTGLLSVGLGLYVLFFLPAASAILLGTLLAIELLSVGAALIAMGIALRKLQ, from the coding sequence ATGAAGGGTTCCACAACCAGCATTCTTGCAGGTGTGCTCGCCGTAATAGCCGGGCTTATCGCACTGATCTTTCCGCTTCCTGCCTCATTGGCGGTGGCGGTGTTTGTGGGCCTCGCCTTCCTGATTTCGGGTGCGCTGGGGCTCTTTGCCGCCTTTTCGGACAAAGAGCTGCCATCGCGCGGCTGGCTGATGCTGCTGGCGCTGATGCAGCTGGTGCTGGGCGTCTGGCTGCTGGCCAACCCGCTGGCGGGCCTGATTTCGCTGACGATCATGGCAGGAGCGCTGTTCTTCGCGACCGGTGTGTTGCGGCTGGTCTGGGCCTTCCGTCTCGGAACATCCGCAGGTCAGGGCTTCTGGGTCCTGATCCTGACGGGGCTGCTTTCGGTCGGGCTTGGGCTCTATGTCCTTTTCTTCCTTCCCGCAGCCAGCGCGATCCTGCTTGGAACGCTTCTGGCCATCGAACTTCTCTCTGTCGGCGCCGCCCTGATCGCGATGGGCATCGCGCTGCGAAAACTCCAATAG